One region of Thermocrinis sp. genomic DNA includes:
- a CDS encoding DsrE family protein, whose amino-acid sequence MKVTILIKGDPFSWKSHEALRVGLALGINHEVSMIFFKDGVYALTRCNWENLLISGFEKLIENLEYVNVKLFVEDLSAEERGLKKEDFVKEVEFINTEQIKRMIASSATVLVW is encoded by the coding sequence ATGAAAGTAACAATTTTAATAAAAGGAGACCCTTTTTCCTGGAAGTCCCACGAAGCTTTACGTGTGGGCTTAGCCTTAGGTATAAACCATGAAGTCTCAATGATATTTTTTAAGGATGGCGTTTATGCATTGACCAGATGTAATTGGGAAAATCTTTTAATTTCAGGTTTTGAGAAACTGATAGAAAATCTTGAATATGTGAATGTTAAACTTTTTGTAGAGGATCTTTCTGCGGAAGAGAGGGGACTAAAAAAAGAGGACTTTGTAAAAGAGGTGGAATTTATAAACACCGAGCAAATAAAAAGGATGATAGCTTCTTCAGCGACGGTGTTAGTATGGTGA
- the rpsQ gene encoding 30S ribosomal protein S17 has protein sequence MTEKKWHEKRKEFVGTVVSDKMDKTVVVRVDRKMQHPIYKKHIIRSKKYHAHDPENQCKVGDVVLIRETRPISKTKRWVVVKILQRAQAQA, from the coding sequence ATGACGGAAAAGAAGTGGCACGAAAAAAGAAAGGAATTTGTTGGTACAGTAGTAAGCGACAAGATGGATAAAACGGTGGTCGTGAGAGTAGATAGAAAAATGCAACACCCAATCTATAAAAAGCACATAATAAGAAGCAAAAAATATCATGCCCATGACCCAGAAAACCAATGCAAGGTAGGGGATGTAGTTCTAATAAGGGAAACAAGACCCATATCAAAGACCAAAAGGTGGGTTGTGGTTAAAATACTGCAGAGGGCGCAAGCCCAAGCTTAA
- the rpmC gene encoding 50S ribosomal protein L29, with product MKAKELAKLSIKELLNKEKEIRKEILDLRFKKKIEGLKDKMMIRKKRKELARVLTIIRQKKLRGES from the coding sequence ATGAAAGCTAAGGAGCTTGCAAAGCTTTCGATTAAAGAACTTTTAAACAAAGAAAAAGAAATAAGAAAAGAAATCTTGGATCTGCGTTTTAAGAAAAAGATTGAGGGGTTAAAAGACAAGATGATGATTAGAAAGAAAAGGAAGGAGTTGGCAAGGGTTTTAACCATTATCAGACAAAAAAAGCTGAGGGGTGAATCATGA
- the rpsC gene encoding 30S ribosomal protein S3: MGQKTHPIGFRVAVIKDWNSKWYADKRDYTKLLHQDIKIKEYIKKRYYAAGVSEVVIERAAERVRIRIKVARPGIIIGRKGAEVEQLKKDLLSIAPGYNYNINVEEVRAPELDAQLVAEEIALQIERRVSHRRAMKRAIDNALKAGAKGVKVQVKGRIGGAELARAEWFLVGRMPLQTLRADIDYGYAVAQTKYGVLGVKVWIYKGDILKGGKEEIVKKIEEDLKKTEKEVV, encoded by the coding sequence ATGGGTCAGAAAACGCATCCTATAGGTTTTAGAGTGGCAGTAATAAAAGACTGGAATTCCAAATGGTATGCAGATAAGAGAGATTACACAAAGCTTTTACATCAGGATATAAAGATTAAGGAATATATAAAGAAGAGATACTATGCGGCTGGTGTCTCTGAGGTTGTAATCGAAAGAGCTGCGGAAAGGGTAAGAATAAGGATAAAGGTGGCAAGACCTGGGATCATAATTGGTCGTAAGGGTGCGGAAGTAGAACAGCTCAAAAAAGATCTGCTTAGCATAGCCCCAGGTTACAACTACAACATAAACGTGGAAGAAGTAAGAGCTCCTGAGCTAGATGCCCAGTTGGTGGCAGAAGAGATAGCCCTACAAATAGAGAGAAGAGTTTCTCACAGAAGGGCTATGAAGAGGGCTATAGACAACGCACTTAAGGCTGGTGCAAAGGGTGTCAAAGTTCAAGTGAAGGGAAGGATAGGCGGTGCTGAGCTGGCAAGAGCTGAGTGGTTTTTAGTAGGAAGGATGCCCCTTCAGACTCTGAGGGCTGATATAGACTATGGCTATGCAGTTGCTCAGACAAAGTACGGAGTTTTGGGCGTAAAGGTCTGGATATACAAGGGTGACATACTTAAGGGCGGTAAAGAGGAGATAGTAAAGAAAATAGAAGAGGATTTAAAGAAAACAGAAAAGGAGGTAGTTTAA
- the rplP gene encoding 50S ribosomal protein L16, with the protein MSFLAPKKTKFRKQQRGTLKGKAFRGNKVSFGEYGIQALEACWLTQRQIEAGRVALVRSLRKGAKIWITVFPDKPYTRKPNEVRMGGGKGDPEGFVAVVRPGKILYEFAGVPEDVAEEACRLVAAKLPISVRLVRKNGGVRG; encoded by the coding sequence ATGTCTTTCCTTGCACCCAAGAAAACAAAGTTTAGAAAACAGCAGAGAGGAACACTGAAGGGTAAAGCTTTTAGAGGAAACAAGGTATCCTTTGGTGAATACGGTATACAGGCATTAGAGGCTTGCTGGCTGACCCAAAGACAGATAGAAGCGGGAAGGGTCGCTTTGGTTAGAAGTCTACGTAAAGGAGCAAAGATATGGATAACCGTGTTTCCAGATAAGCCCTATACGAGAAAACCCAATGAAGTACGTATGGGTGGAGGAAAAGGTGACCCAGAGGGTTTTGTGGCAGTTGTGAGACCTGGGAAAATCCTGTACGAATTTGCTGGTGTGCCAGAAGACGTTGCTGAAGAAGCCTGCAGATTGGTTGCTGCTAAACTACCTATAAGCGTCAGATTGGTAAGAAAAAACGGGGGTGTTAGAGGATGA